In Corylus avellana chromosome ca2, CavTom2PMs-1.0, the following proteins share a genomic window:
- the LOC132169842 gene encoding F-box/kelch-repeat protein At3g06240-like — MMMMANELPEDLVTQILLWLPVVSLLRFKCVCKSWYALITHQNFVRKHLLRNKNSNTHLLLSTFNKTMDDYVISTISYEELQISLTHPLPRTYFENSENFCISVVGSYNGLVCLHVYDTLKVVIWNPTTRETKVVPESNLPIFAPAGYFTRIQDMGFGFDAKTNDYKIINFVSMYEPIYDAYSMKDVKEIRFQKEVYSLSTDSWRKVDGPQCFISDGTFTYTTGMGSWLAYVEDPKLFVLSFDMSDEVFLKTPLPDNVTGHSLFMLNESIAMVALMPVDERWREIGYDIWLLLKVGVKDSWNRLFTIGPSIARIHQPLGFWKNDTMFLTKVDSGQLFLYDPSTQQMTDLQIHGHSDSKQMQLVTYMETLVSVKGGNESEEKDNC; from the coding sequence atgatgatgatggccaACGAATTGCCTGAAGACTTGGTGACGCAGATTCTGCTGTGGCTTCCGGTCGTCTCTCTCTTGCGTTTCAAGTGCGTCTGCAAATCCTGGTACGCTCTCATCACACACCAAAACTTCGTAAGAAAACACCTCCTACGCAACAAGAACAGCAACACCCACCTTCTCCTTAGTACGTTCAACAAAACAATGGACGATTATGTTATATCCACCATTTCTTATGAAGAACTCCAAATATCCCTTACACATCCTCTACCTCGAACGTATTTTGAGAACAGCGAgaatttttgtatttctgtggTGGGTTCTTACAATGGTCTCGTTTGTCTCCACGTTTACGATACATTGAAGGTTGTTATATGGAACCCTACAACTAGAGAAACAAAGGTTGTCCCTGAATCAAACCTTCCCATCTTCGCCCCCGCTGGCTATTTCACTCGTATTCAAGATATGGGATTTGGTTTTGATGCCAAAACTAATGACTACAAGATAATCAACTTTGTTAGCATGTATGAACCCATTTACGACGCCTATTCTATGAAGGACGTTAAAGAAATCAGATTCCAAAAAGAGGTATACAGCTTAAGCACCGATTCTTGGAGAAAAGTTGATGGACCCCAGTGTTTTATTTCGGATGGTACATTTACATACACCACTGGGATGGGTTCTTGGCTGGCATATGTTGAAGACCCGAAgttatttgttttgtcattTGACATGAGCGATGAGGTATTCCTAAAAACACCACTTCCAGATAATGTTACTGGGCATAGCCTTTTTATGTTGAATGAATCGATTGCCATGGTTGCTCTCATGCCGGTTGATGAAAGATGGAGGGAGATTGGATATGATATATGGTTGTTGCTTAAAGTTGGTGTTAAGGACTCCTGGAATAGGCTTTTTACTATTGGACCATCGATTGCAAGAATTCACCAACCATTAGGATTTTGGAAGAATGACACCATGTTCTTGACTAAAGTTGATAGCGGACAACTGTTCTTGTATGACCCCTCTACCCAACAAATGACTGATCTCCAAATTCATGGACATAGTGACTCGAAGCAGATGCAGTTGGTTACTTACATGGAGACCCTAGTTTCTGTCAAGGGAGGAAATGAATCTGAAGAAAAGGACAATTGTTGA
- the LOC132169843 gene encoding F-box/kelch-repeat protein At3g06240-like, with product MANELPEDLVTQILLWLLVVSLLRFKCVCKSWYALITHQNFVRKHLLHNNNNSNTHLLLKTSNKTMDDYVVSTISYEELQVSPLTQPLPPQYFRNGEPFGEMFSISVVGSCNGLVCLHAYDTLKVVIWNPTTRETKVVPESNLPIFAPAGYYTHIQGMGFGFDAKTNDYKIINFDSMYECNSDIYFMKDVKEIIYQKEVYSLSTDSWRKVDGPQCFIVEDVPMTYITGMGSWLAYVDYVNQRDLFVLSFDMSDEVFLKTLLPDNVNGQALLVLNESIAMVALLPIDENWWEIGFDIWLLLKVGVKDSWNRLFTIGPSIARIHQPLGFWKNDTMFLTKIDSGQLFLYDPSTQQMTDLQIHGHSDSKEMQLVTYMETLVSIKGGNESEE from the coding sequence ATGGCCAACGAATTGCCTGAAGACTTGGTGACGCAGATTCTGCTATGGCTTCTGGTCGTCTCTCTCTTGCGTTTCAAGTGCGTCTGCAAATCCTGGTACGCTCTCATCACACACCAAAACTTCGTAAGGAAACACCTCctacacaacaacaacaacagcaacacCCACCTTCTCCTTAAAACGAGCAACAAAACAATGGACGATTATGTTGTATCCACGATTTCTTATGAAGAACTCCAAGTATCCCCCCTTACACAGCCTCTACCTCCACAGTATTTTAGGAACGGTGAGCCATTTGGCGAGATGTTTAGTATTTCTGTGGTGGGTTCTTGCAATGGTCTCGTTTGTCTCCACGCTTACGATACATTGAAGGTTGTTATATGGAACCCTACAACTAGAGAAACAAAGGTTGTCCCCGAATCAAACCTGCCCATCTTCGCCCCCGCTGGCTATTACACCCATATTCAAGGTATGGGATTTGGTTTTGATGCCAAAACTAATGACTACAAGATAATCAACTTTGATAGTATGTATGAATGCAATTCCGACATCTATTTTATGAAGGACGTTAAAGAAATCATATACCAAAAAGAGGTATACAGCTTAAGCACCGATTCTTGGAGAAAAGTTGATGGACCCCAGTGTTTTATTGTGGAAGATGTTCCGATGACATACATCACTGGGATGGGTTCTTGGCTGGCATATGTTGATTATGTTAATCAACGGGACTTATTTGTTTTGTCATTTGACATGAGCGATGAGGTATTCCTAAAAACACTACTTCCAGATAATGTTAATGGGCAAGCCCTTTTGGTGTTGAATGAATCGATAGCCATGGTTGCTTTGCTGCCAATTGATGAAAATTGGTGGGAGATTGGATTTGATATATGGTTGTTACTTAAAGTTGGTGTTAAGGACTCCTGGAATAGGCTTTTTACTATTGGACCATCGATTGCAAGAATTCACCAACCATTAGGATTTTGGAAGAATGACACCATGTTCTTGACTAAAATTGATAGCGGACAACTGTTCTTGTATGACCCCTCTACCCAACAAATGACTGATCTCCAAATTCATGGACATAGTGACTCGAAGGAGATGCAGTTGGTTACTTACATGGAGACCCTAGTTTCTATCAAGGGAGGAAATGAATCTGAAGAATAG
- the LOC132169844 gene encoding F-box/kelch-repeat protein At3g06240-like, whose product MANELPEDLVTQILLWLPVVSLLRFKCVCKSWYALITHQNFVRKHLLHNNNNSNTHLLLKTSNKTMDDYVVSTISYEELQISPLTQPLPPQYFRNDEPFGEMFSISVVGSCNGLVCLHAYNTLNVVIWNPTTKETKVVPESNLPIFAPAGYCTLIQDMGFGFDAKTNDYKIINFVSMYEPNFDDYVMKDVKEIIYQKEVYSLSTDSWRKVDGPQCFIASGTHTTGMGSWLAYVEDPKLFVLSFDMSDEVFLKTPLPDNVTGQSLFMLNESIAMVALMPFDERWREIGYDIWLLLKVGVKDSWNRLFTIGPSIARIHQPLGFWKNDTMFLTKIDSGQLFLYDPSTQQMTDLQIHGHSDSKEMQLVTYMETLVSVKGGNESEE is encoded by the coding sequence ATGGCCAACGAATTGCCTGAAGACTTGGTGACGCAGATTCTGCTATGGCTTCCGGTCGTCTCTCTCTTGCGTTTCAAGTGCGTCTGCAAATCCTGGTACGCTCTCATCACACACCAAAACTTCGTAAGGAAACACCTCctacacaacaacaacaacagcaacacCCACCTTCTCCTTAAAACGAGCAACAAAACAATGGACGATTATGTTGTATCCACCATTTCTTATGAAGAACTCCAAATATCCCCCCTCACACAACCTCTACCTCCACAGTATTTTAGGAACGATGAGCCGTTTGGCGAGATGTTTAGTATTTCTGTGGTGGGTTCTTGCAATGGTCTCGTTTGTCTCCACGCTTACAATACATTGAATGTTGTTATATGGAACCCTACAACTAAAGAAACAAAGGTTGTCCCCGAATCAAACCTGCCCATCTTCGCCCCCGCTGGCTATTGCACCCTTATTCAAGATATGGGATTTGGTTTTGATGCCAAAACTAATGACTACAAGATAATCAACTTTGTTAGTATGTATGAACCCAATTTCGACGACTATGTTATGAAAGACGTTAAAGAAATCATATACCAAAAAGAGGTATACAGCTTAAGCACCGATTCTTGGAGAAAAGTTGATGGACCCCAGTGTTTTATTGCGAGTGGTACACACACCACTGGGATGGGTTCTTGGCTGGCATATGTTGAAGACCCGAAgttatttgttttgtcattTGACATGAGCGATGAGGTATTCCTAAAAACACCACTTCCAGATAATGTTACTGGGCAAAGCCTTTTCATGTTGAATGAATCGATTGCCATGGTTGCTCTCATGCCGTTTGATGAAAGATGGAGGGAGATTGGATATGATATATGGTTGTTGCTTAAAGTTGGTGTTAAGGACTCCTGGAATAGACTTTTTACTATTGGACCATCGATTGCAAGAATTCACCAACCATTAGGATTTTGGAAGAATGACACCATGTTCTTGACTAAAATTGATAGCGGACAACTGTTCTTGTATGACCCCTCTACACAACAAATGACTGATCTCCAAATTCATGGACATAGTGACTCGAAGGAGATGCAGTTGGTTACTTACATGGAGACCCTAGTTTCTGTCAAGGGAGGAAATGAATCTGAAGAATAG